The region AAGGCGGGTCCGGAGCTTCAGCGGGCATCCCGGACTCACCTTCGCACTGGCCGGCCGTCACCACTCAGACTTCCAGGAGTTCCGCTTCCTTGTGCTTGACCAGTTCGTCGATCTGGGCGACGTAGCGGTGCGTGAGGTTCTCCAGTTCCTTCTCACCGCGGGTGCCCTCGTCCTCGCCGGCCTCGCCGTCCTTGACGATGCGGTCGATCTCTTCCTTGACCTTGCGGCGGATGCCGCGGACGGTGATCCGGCCCTCCTCGCCCTTGTGCTTGGCGAGCTTGACCATCTCCTTGCGGCGCTCCTCGGTCATCTGCGGGATCGAGACCCGGATGAGCTGCCCGTCGTTGGACGGGTTAACCCCGAGGTCGGAGTCGCGGATGGCCTTCTCCATGGCACCGAGCTGGCTGGCGTCGTAGGGCTTGATGACGACCAGCCGGGCCTCCGGCACGCTGATGCTGGCAAGCTGGTTCAGCGGCGTCGGAGAGCCGTAGTAGTCGACGACGATGCCGGAGAACATCGCCGGGTTCGCGCGGCCGGTGCGGACCGTGGCCAGCTCGTCCTTGGCCACCTCCACGGCCTTCTGCATCTTCTCCTCGCCCTCGAGAAGAGTCTCGTCGATCACGGCTGCTCCCTTTTAGTGTGCCGATCGCTTGACATTGCGGACGTCGCCGGATGCGCGGCGGCCCCGATCAGGATTCCAGCACCATCAGGCCACACCCGAGGCCGGGGTGCTGACCAGCGTCCCGATCTTCTCACCGCCGACCGCGCGTGCGATGTTGCCTTCGGTAAGCAGGTTGAAGACCAGGATCGGCATCTGGTTGTCCATGCAGAGGCTGAACGCGGTCGCGTCGGCGACCTTCAGGCCGCGTTCCAGCACCTCGCGATGGGTGATCGTCTCGAATAGCGTCGCGCTCGGCGTGGTCTTGGGGTCGGCGGTGTAGACGCCGTCGACGCCCTTGGCCATCAGCACGACCTCGCACCCGATCTCCAGGGCGCGCTGCGCGGCGGTGGTGTCGGTGGAGAAGTACGGCATGCCGGTACCGGCGCCGAAGATCACCACGCGGCCCTTCTCCATGTGCCGCGCCGCCCGGCGCGGGATGTAGGGCTCGGCGACCTGGCCCATGGTGATCGCGGTCATCACCCGGGTGTCGATGCCGTGCTCGCGCTCCAGGAAGTCCTGCAGCGCCAGGCAGTTCATCACGGTGCCGAGCATGGCCATGTAGTCGCCGCGGGCCCGCTCCATGCCGCGCTGCTGCAGCTCGGCGCCTCGGAAGAAGTTGCCCCCGCCGATGACGATGGCGACCTCGACACCGTCGGCCACCACCTCCGCGATCTGGCGTGCGACGGTGCCGACCACGTCGGGATCGATTCCGACGCTGCCGCCACCGAACATCTCACCACCGAGCTTGAGCAGCACCCGGCGGTAGCCACCCTTCGACGGGCCCTCGTCGGTCACTAGTTCCTCCTCCAGCGGCGGCAGGTCCTGCGCTGCGCGGTCGCCGGCGGCGTCCGCGCACCTCTTGAGAAAGCGCCCCGCCCTCGCTGCGGCGAAGGCGGGGCGCACATGTCAAATCTCGCCGGGCGCGGTGCCGACCGCTCGGTCGGCACCCTACCCAGCCGGCACCCGGCGTGCTCGCGACGCCG is a window of Saccharopolyspora erythraea NRRL 2338 DNA encoding:
- the pyrH gene encoding UMP kinase, with product MTDEGPSKGGYRRVLLKLGGEMFGGGSVGIDPDVVGTVARQIAEVVADGVEVAIVIGGGNFFRGAELQQRGMERARGDYMAMLGTVMNCLALQDFLEREHGIDTRVMTAITMGQVAEPYIPRRAARHMEKGRVVIFGAGTGMPYFSTDTTAAQRALEIGCEVVLMAKGVDGVYTADPKTTPSATLFETITHREVLERGLKVADATAFSLCMDNQMPILVFNLLTEGNIARAVGGEKIGTLVSTPASGVA
- the frr gene encoding ribosome recycling factor, with protein sequence MIDETLLEGEEKMQKAVEVAKDELATVRTGRANPAMFSGIVVDYYGSPTPLNQLASISVPEARLVVIKPYDASQLGAMEKAIRDSDLGVNPSNDGQLIRVSIPQMTEERRKEMVKLAKHKGEEGRITVRGIRRKVKEEIDRIVKDGEAGEDEGTRGEKELENLTHRYVAQIDELVKHKEAELLEV